ATTAGTttagtggctttttttttttttttttaagtttttgtttttatcagctAAACACTACATATGGATCTCAGCTTTATTGGTAAGCATTTTCTTGTCTCGCTGAGAAGAGTTATCTGTCCccttttgcatatttgttacaCTCACGTAGAGTGTAATTGAGatcaaattaatttttaatattagacataTTCAGAGCTGGAGTTGCTTGTgtattttggatcattgtcttgCTGCATAATCGAAGTGAGTTTGAGCTTCAGGGCATGAACTGATGGcgggacattctccttcagtcttccatgtttgactgttggtgtTATGTTCATTTTAGGAAACGCTGTTAGTTTTATGGCAGATGTAAcaggactcaaaccttccaaaaactGAACTTTGGTCTCtacagtccacagaatattttcccaaaagtcttggggatcGTCAAGATATTTTTAGGCAAATGTGAGATGACCCTCTTTGcattctttttggtcagcagtcaTTTTTGGGGCAATTAGGTCACAATCGAAACTGCAAGACaacatatatatgcatatattaaGAATATCTTTAGGTTCTCCTGTACTGTTAAATACACATCCAAATTTCAGTTATCTCCTGTGCACCAACATGTTTTGGatattttcacatttctgtacTATATCATCTGGTTATGTATGTATTTAGataatttataataattatCATACTGCCAACAAAAAGCTAGAACACAGTGCACATTTACTATAGCAACAAAGACTTTCCCAGCATAAGTTATTTGATCAATGGCATGTGAGGCTGTCTTTGGTAATGAAGGTTTAATAAAGTCTGAAATGCACAGAAAAGTTTTACCTGCTGTGCTGCTGCGTTTGGTTGTCACTTAAGAGTGATTGTAGTAGGGTAATTGAGCCAGGATTGGAATGATATCCGGTCCAAATACCTGATAGGTGTATCTCTACAATGAGAACATGTTTGGTTTACAGGATGATGTGAGGACAAAAGTAGAAATCGAGTTAATTATtgtatatatgtattatatttCCTCCTTCAGGAAATTGAGAGAAGACTTGAGGCAAAGCTGAAAATAAATCAGGAAGCAAAGTAAGTAACCAGAAGACAAAGCTActactttctgcttctttttttcccaacaATATctttgtgaatattttttttaaaactttaatagCAAGATTAAAACTAAGGAAATGAAATTAACTTAAAAGATGCCCAGACCTCTTCAAACACTAATGGTTTTCTCATCTTTGCAGGAAGTCCAATTTGAAATCAGCCAGTTCACCTGTACGAACTGCTGTCGTAGTCCAAGATGACTCTCTCCCAGCAGCACCACCACCTCAAATCCGAATTTTAAAGCGCCCTACAAATAACGGCAACACAGGAAACCCCGCTGCCTCGTCGCGTCCCGCTCAGCAGATGAAGTCTCTGGCCCAGAGAGAGGCAGAGTATGCAGAAGCCCGAAGGAGGATTTTGGGTAGTGCTTCTTCAGAAGAGACGCCTCAGGACAATCAGTGCCAGGACAGGTGAGTTgtaatgtctgcaaaatcaacTGTGACGACAAAATGTTTTGTaatgtattctaatttttctcGTACTATTATTAGGCCAGCTTGTATGAGTGCGCAGCAACCACTGGAACCAGTTCGTTCAAACAACCATGTGATCCGTCAACCCAACGGCCCGGATGGCACCTCAGGCTTCCGACTGTGCAGATAGGCAGGAGCTGCCTGATTCAAGACACGGCTGTCTTCCCAAGAGGGCACAGAGGGTGGCAGTGAGGAGTGTTGTGTGTGGTATGAAGAGCAGAGCGGTGGGACGAAATAAAATTTGACAGACGTTAGACATTTGAAGATGTAGCATGGATTTAGATGAACTTCTCCACCCTCTCTCTTCTCTGCTTACTGGTGTGGTCTTTGCCTTTTGCCTTGTCTTTTCCCTCTGTGGAAGCTTACAAGGGGCTGGCAGAGATCAGCCAAAGATCCGAAATCCTTTGTGTTCCACACTGTGAGCAGGCTTTCGCCTCACATTCCTACACACTGTGTTACTTTGACCTACCATGAGGTGCCCTATGATTTTAGGTCTGATTGGCCGGCCGAGTGCCAGGACATCAGGTGTCTGTCTCTTCAGGGAGAATACGGAGAGCTTGCAGATTTGTGGGACCTCCCCAGAAAAGGCAAGCACACGAGGTGGCCTTTCCACTGATGAAGCGTGGGTCATGGCTGGGTATCCACCGGGGTACTGGCCTTAATTTGTCGGGTTCAGTTGGAATGAAATGCTTGATGGTGCCATAAATCTATTGCGTGTTCAGCAGCTTGAGTGAGCAGCGATAAAAAATTGTACTGATGGAGCCTTTTGGTGCCTAGCAGTGTGCTTTTAATACTGTAGTCGATGGCAGTGGCTCAGGCCACAAGTGTCCACAATCCTCTGTAAGGCACGAGTGGCCCTTAAAGAAATGCCCGGTGGGCACACAGCCTGTGGCCAAAAAGAATAGAGCTGAAGGACAGTATCACTAAATCTAAGCTTATCTAAGCAATAATGATGAAATtactccctttttttttctttctcttttaaaatgttgcccattttctgtgctgtttctttttgttcacATTTGGTTTTAAACAGTTCATAttgttcatgtgtttcattTCTGACACATAGTACGTTTAAGTCAGGTGATCTGTAGTGTGTAAGAGCCTAGAAGATGTAGTCTGCATAGTCGTGTCATATTCAGTTGTATCTAATTGGCAGAAGTCATGAACTGAAAGTTTAAAGtgtgtagagaaaaaaaaaagttcctttGCTGTTTCAGAGCAGCTCAGCTCTGGAGTTGATGATGGATGATGATTTTGGTGGGTTTTCATACCAGCtgcagtttgctgatttattACCTACGGTTAAGAGTTGTGTTAATTATTCTGAAATAATTATTTCAAGCCCAGCCTAGATTGGGATATCATCTAAAGCTTTGTGTTGGCAAATATTGTTGCAGGGCCAGGAAACCTGAAAGAAAATGGTGTTCTTTACCCAATATCATCTTACAATGTGGTCTGCTTGTTTGGGACCAATTTAAAATAAGAGTTTGCCTGCAATAACATGATAGTATAGGCAAATCCTGATGAATAACCAGTGCTGACACTTGTAGTAAACAGTACATGAGCCTGCGGCAGGTTTTCAACCTTTCCACGCTGTTATGCCTTAAAAGATAAACAATCCTTGGTCTCCATCACACGCTCTCCAGCGGGTAGTGCTCATACATATTTGGAGCTTTCTGTGAAAGGTTATTTATGTCACAAGTAAACTGTAGCACAGCACAGGAGCACATTTATCAACTTGGCTGGAAGTGTTGCATTTGTGCCACTTATTCCTGCTTCAAAAAGTAGAAGTTTTTGTTTTAGGAGATTATCTACAATGAAAAGGAGGACGTTTGGACCTACAACATCTAGATGACGTGCTACTAATACAGCGTTCCCAGGGATCCTATTCAATTATTGTAACAAGATGTGTTTCTAATCAGTTTAAATTGAAAAGGAGAAATAGTCATCCTGTACCTGTGTGACCTACCCATGATGCTTTGCTGAAGTCATTCATAGCCACCTGTCTAGTGTGAAGCTCATTTTATGTCATCATTGTTTTGAAgctttagggggaaaaaaagctcatTAAATTTGAATACCCTTTAATAAACACACTCAGCGGTACAACTTGCTTCATGTGTTGTTATTTTAGATTACGCAGTAGTCTTGCATATGCTGCTCAGAATAATTAAGGGGGCACTGGATCAGCACAGTCTAAGATGGACTTCAGGGACATCAGTCTGCGTGTGAGGAGGCATCAACAATCCATGATCAGATCCATGATCTGTTTATAACTATCCACTGCATCCTGTGAGCTTTAGGCAACAAACATGTGACTTTTTCTGCTCTAGCCTTTCACCCTCAATGGAAAAACAACCCACATGAAAATAATT
This genomic interval from Oreochromis niloticus isolate F11D_XX linkage group LG5, O_niloticus_UMD_NMBU, whole genome shotgun sequence contains the following:
- the LOC100710744 gene encoding SUZ domain-containing protein 1 yields the protein MEDEEVAESWEEAADSGEIERRLEAKLKINQEAKKSNLKSASSPVRTAVVVQDDSLPAAPPPQIRILKRPTNNGNTGNPAASSRPAQQMKSLAQREAEYAEARRRILGSASSEETPQDNQCQDRPACMSAQQPLEPVRSNNHVIRQPNGPDGTSGFRLCR